DNA from Elaeis guineensis isolate ETL-2024a chromosome 2, EG11, whole genome shotgun sequence:
aaatccatgttCAATATAATTGTTGACTCGTTGGTCCACACGAAGAGAAAGGGAAAAGTGTGGGCAACGGACAAATGGAGAAAAACCTCATATTTCGTTAGAGTTTTCAAATGagagtaataaaaaaatatattctcaATATAAGAATGTCCAATTTTCATGGACTATgaattgagataattttttttccaaatatacttttaacttttaataaaatagagcaagatcttttttttattaaaagtaaataaaattttatataatttttttaaaaaataaatactcGATCAAATATAAGTTACTCTAAAATATGTTTTTTTTTATAGTTAATCAAATATGTAAAACTATTTTTCAAACATCATACACCCAAGTCACTTTCCAAATGAGAAAAATTTTTCACACGAACCAAAAAGTTAATTATTAAAAGGCCCAAACTGCAATATTTTAGGAAAGATATCCTTTTATGTCAGAATGATGAAATATATGAATACAGCCTTTAGTTACTGCATGCACCGTATATTTCTAGCCACCTTGGCTAGGAAAAAAAGCTAagggataaattaaattatggaaCATCTAGCGACAATATACATAATCCATCTAATGCTATCAACTAGAAATAAACAAAATGTTGATGATATACTTTGTGACCCTCTGCAAAATTGTTCTTTCTTTCCCTCTGCTTCTATTGGACATTTCATTATGGGATGATTCCTTATTCCAAGACTGCCAACCACCTTTCCATGGAGTGATCTCGGCGTAGGTCTTATGTACACTAAATCTCCATACTTCCATCTTTCATGAACTTCCCACAAACATCACATGAAATCTCTCATGTAGGTCCCATGCATTCATTCAATATTAAGGACAGGAAACACAATAacaaatgaaaaggaaaaaaattttcttcaaacGGTATTGCATCCCAACAATAGTTCTTGATAAGTAAATATCATAATCATCTCTGTGATCACAAATTACACCAAGGTTCCTTGGCCGCCCATTTCTTGATAAATGCCAGCCCACAGGGGCATGAAATGTTTGTTGGCCAAGTTAAATGAACTGCCACAGAGTCGTTTCACTGAAACCAAGCCTCAGACCAGGAGTTATCTCTTGTGGTTCGAGTCCTTCAAATACTGAACCTAGCATCTACCAGACCTGCATTAAAAAGCTAGTGATCTTCACGAAAACCCAACCTAAGAGAGTAAATAAAACCTTTGCAATTGCATGAAGTCCCCATTCTGAACTGAATAAGCTTGTTAAGAAGGGGAGTGGTGGTGGGGGGAAGGCACTGACATGCATAAAGAAAGAGGATTCCTGAAACTGCAGTAAAGACTGGCCCATATCAGGGTGTAGGCATGGAACAATGCTTGGATAACACAAAAGTCAAACACAAAATTGGTTAGACAAACAGTGCAACATTCCACTGCTCCATTGACTGGCAGCCCATATTAAACACAAGGCAGGCTTTCGAACGAAGCATTCATAACTTTACACTCAGTTGTCTTACATGATTGTCTGAGTTTTCTACGTTCCGGTAGGCTAATGGTAGTAGGCCAGTGTTTTTCCTGCAACAAATCCTCTACCTGTTCAGAACTCTTGGAATTCATAGGTGATTCATGACCTAGATTGTGAAAAAGAGACTGCTCTTTATTGTGCAAGAAAGAACGAGGAACAAAAGCTTAAGAATAAACACTGAAGGAGGAGGggggaaagagaaggaaaagaatgattCGACAATCACTGAGGATTCAAGATTTACTATGAACTAGGCTCTggaatttattaaaaaagaaaaactatctttctgATTTTGGCATTTTGATGTAGAAATTATTTAGGATGAGTTTCTTATGAATTAGAAGAGCTCCCCTGTAAATGTCATCTACAAATAAAAAATTGCCTGTGTCATCAGATAAAGCAATGTTTATTATTTTCACGATCTTTGAAACAGCAACTTTGACGTAAGATCTAAAATATAGACATTCTCTCTAAAGCCAAGATTCTTGTTGGCAAATCATTTTTGCTGCTTCATTTATTAACTTGGGTCTGACTGTTTTAGGCAGGAAAATTCTACATGTAAAAGCAAGTTTGGCTTGGACATCAATAATCAATGGAATTACAAATTCAACTTTTGCACTTGCTTCTAATATGTAGGGAAAACCGTCAGATTGCCATCACCCATGTACTTAAAGCATGATGACATACCATCAGATTGTCTTCTGTTATTATGTCTTTCAAGTCACACCTCAATCTCCAAAGCTCATTGTATTCCAAGAATTCTTAGTTTATCAAATCATTCATAATCCCTCATGAGTTGAAGAGTCAACGCTTGATTATGTTGAACACAAGAAACAACTATATCAGCAGAAGCTTTTCTATATTCTTCAAGTTCTCGTACCTTAAAAGAGATCCAACTTTGTTAATAAAGCTGATGCACCATAGAATAATCCAGTAAAAGTTGGGAGAGCTCCTTAGCATCAGGATTGGATGGATGCTGCTGTATAGCTTAATTGCTTAATATCAAGCATAGAACTTCCAAATTAGTAAATGAATTTGCAATCAAAGTAGCTCATATAACATCAATTTCTAGGCCAATGAGTAGCTTCAGGCCATGATAGAACTTCTGTTTGAGTTGCTAAACCTTATATAATACATTGGCCCTCTTTGCATAATTAGAAAATGTAATTGGAATAGTTTCTAGACTTAAGCCATCAACTAGGTGACGGTGATAGGAAATTCCATTATTTATCAACCAGTGCAGAAAGTCAAAACTGAAAGatgaatttcatcaaatctgacttTAAAACTAGAACAAGAAAACCCAGAGAATCCTGCCTCTATCTATCTTAAGAATTCATTGCACTAACCAATATATCTCCTCTCAAAACTGCTTTATACTCCTTCCTTAAATTTAAATTGTGTTAAACAGGAACTGATTACAATATTTATCTGCTAAAAAGATGCCAAAGATTAGATATCAGTCTATTACTAATCATATATACATGCATTGCATCATTAATTTTCCTAATATTGTTTTATTTTCTCATTTGGTTGGTTACAGCCATACAATGTTGACTCTCCTTACAATTACATGTATTAATTTTCTCTCTTATCTCCTCGggcaatttgattttttttctgctATTGTggtattattttctttatttgtcCTCATTCCTTCTGAAGCATGGACCCTTATCTTGTCACTCAAACCAGGCATGCTTGCAACTTGTTCCCAGAAGACACCCTAACTGTTAACCATCCTTGAACATATTACCAGTTGCAGTTAACTATTCTATGctgcagtaaaaaaaaaaaacttgaagaAAGGTTAAAATTTAACTTGATGGATATGTTATTTACAGTATGGTGAGAACTTTAAACAACTAATTGAAAGAGTTCATGCACATGCACCAGAAATCCAGAGTTTCACTGAAACCAAGATATGCAAAATATAAATAGGTGGAGAGAGATAAATCTATACAATGAATCATCCGACTCATAATAAACCTTTTCTTTAGTCACAAAAAATATAAACATTTCAGAAAGTGCATTACCTTACAGGCTTAAGTATCATCAATTCTGCAAAGATACATGGTGTACGAAGTGTACATGGCTTTACTATTCTACTTTTGAAACCCCTTCCAAGTCAATTTCAGGGTCTTCTTCCTCTGTTTGCGGCTTTTGCCAGATGAACAATCTGGCAAAAGATTCACAGAAGCCTCATCTACAGCTTGCTGTTGTGTTTGGGCAGATTCAAAACTACTCTGAGAATGCACAGATGTGGAAATAAATTTAACCCAATTTCTTCTCTTCATGTATTCAATAGCAGGATATAGAAGAGCTCCGAATAGCATTACACTTCCGCTTACAATAAATGTCCTGGCAGAGGCCAAACACATGACAAGAATGAGCAGGAAAGCAGGAGGCAAACAAAGCAGCACTGCACCTAATGTCCCTACTGGAACTTTATATGGCCTGTGAAGATCTGGCTTCTTGATTCTGAGTTTTATAAAAGCAGCAAACTCTAGAAGCATCCCCAATGCATATAAGAAGTTAAGGAATTCCAGAATCTCCTGAAAGCTCATCCATGAAAGGAAAATAATCCCACTTGCAGAGAATAAGATGCTAATGGTTGGGGTTCCATACTTTGATCTACAAAAGCATCATTTAGACAGAGGAAAAAAAGGTCATgtcataacttaattttcaatgttTCCTATATAAATCTACAAAGAAATATTACCGAGAAAACAAATCACGGCCTTCAAAATTTTCCTCGAGAACTCTAATTATCTGAAAGTGGGTAAACCCTGTACTCCACCCATATGCTAGTCTAAATCAAAGAAAACTTACGAACCCATATCTGAGCGTCACTGGATCTACGTTAGTAACTAGTTCATCAACTTCTAAGCAATCAAAAAACCAGATTCGTGATCTTTATGCTCTCATAAcatcaattttgtaaaataacaGTGTCAACAAAAGCAAATTGCAATGCAAGAAATTGCCATTAAGAAAGTTCCACAGTCAGGTAAACCCTTATCTGCTTCTACAAATTAGTTTGAATAGAAAAGAGAAACAGTCTAATCTCTCACTGCAAGAAGAAGTAGAATGAATTGCATCTAAGAACTCAAATAGCCagctttaaatcaaaaaaatatctcccTTTTAACCAAATCCTCACTTGGAACTTCTTTATAGAGAGGAACTCGTTTATCACTAATGCACAAACTAGAAACAAAACGAACCTGTTTGTTTCGgataaccatttttttttttggcccatgTTGTCCATCTTTTTGATCCATCATGGCTGATGAGTTTAGATGTTAGTTTTATCCTTTAATGGTGCCACTGTAGTTTATTTTGTTGTCCGCTGTAACTGCCCTGAGGATCAACCACGTCTGTTGCTCAACCTTTGGTCGAGTTGGTGTTGGGATTTGGATGGTTTCCCTCTTCTGAGACCTTGGGCTTGGTCCTTGGAATTATTTTTCGAATTAAAGGCATTATCCATTTTTCTAAAAGGAAAGAACTGATCTTACTTGGATTCTTAGAGAATTACCATCAAAAGCTTCCATTTTTTGCCAAATATGGATCATGAGAGGAAGAGTAGAGGAAAGTCAACCAACCTGATAGCGAAGAACGCCGGAAGCATCCCCATCTCACTCATTCCGAGCAATTGAAACGAATCACTACTCATCTCAGCCTGAAACAATCCCATGTTGGACATCGCCGCGGCAGCCTGGATCCACCATCTGAGCCAGGGTCCCCCAATCACCATCCCGACCTGAGCAAAGTAGCCATCCGTCCACTCTCCTGTCCTCGACCCATCCATCGCCCCGGTGCCGGCGAGCAAGGGGATCAAATAGGAGGCCACGACGAGGACCACCGCGCCGTAGAGCGCCCGGGGGAAGGTCCGGGTGGGGTCCTCgacctcgccggcgagcgtgcTGGCCTTGTCCCAGTAATTGAGATTCCAGAACATGCTGTTGAAGTAGCCGCGCCAGTTGACGCGGCGGGGATCGAAGGCGAGCCAGCGGCGAGGCTGGATCTTGGGGAGGGCGAGGAGGGCGAGGGCAAGGaatggggagagggagaaggcggCCAGGAGGATGGCGGAGAGGCCGACGATGTGGAGGCCGCGGTAGTTGAGGAAGGTGAGGGCGGCGGTGATGGCGGCGAGGGCGGCGGCGCGGGTGGCGGGGGAGAGGGAGGGGCGGAGGTAGTCGAGGAAGAGGACGGGGTAGAGGGCGTTGTCGAGGTTGCCGCTGGCCCACTTCCAGAGGCCCTCCTGGAAGCCCCAGAAGGGGCCGAAGGCGGAGGAGATCCAGAGGACGTAGCCGCCGTTCGCCGGGAAGCCAGCGGCAAGCTCCGCGGTGACGAGCGCCTCCGGGACGGACCACAGGAGGGGGAAGAGGAGGAAGCCGAGGAGAGAGAGGAGCGGGCCGCCGCCAGCGCCGACGGAGTCCTCCACCCCGAATGGGCCGCCGGAGACGTCGAAGAAGATGAGGGCGATAAGGGGGAGGATGGTCAGCTTCGGCCGCGAAGAAGAAGCCCGCGGGCCACCGGCGGGCGCCGGGTCCGCGGATTCCTCGACCACGTCGCCGCCCATGTTAACTTAATATAAACGGAGCTCCGATAAGCGGGCGATCTCCGTTTCTCTCCCTTTGTGGAGCCGTAGTTTTTAGGCTTTTTCGATCTGCCGGGAACAACGAGAAGAGTCAAGTCGTACGCGTTGCGAGGAAGGGAAGAAAGGAGAAGGGTGGGACCCGGGGGATCCAATTATTAGCGGAGAGATGGGAATTGGGAAGAACTTGGATTCCGGACGCAAAATATTTCCTTCCTTTGACAAAGTTGAGTTGAATGAAAAATCTTGGTTTCCAGTTGGAGAGTATATGCCATGCAAAACAGAAACCTGACAAACCGCTCTCGACGTGCTGATGTGGTCCCCTTGTTCGGTAGACCGAATAGGTCCATTTTTGGTATGTTGTTCCTCTTTTCGCTATTTTGGTAACACTGTTCCTCCATTTGTTGGTTCCTTTCAAAAGATCCGAAGCCCCTGCTGCTGCGCGCCTCCTCTCCATGGCCGGACCCTCCCTTAGGTTTGGGTCGCGCCACTGGGTTGAACCCAAGTAACTCCtttcgagaaattttttttttttcttttatcagcCATGGTCGGACCCTCGCTTAGGTTTGGGTCGCGTCATTA
Protein-coding regions in this window:
- the LOC140855637 gene encoding probable polyamine transporter At3g19553 isoform X1, with amino-acid sequence MGGDVVEESADPAPAGGPRASSSRPKLTILPLIALIFFDVSGGPFGVEDSVGAGGGPLLSLLGFLLFPLLWSVPEALVTAELAAGFPANGGYVLWISSAFGPFWGFQEGLWKWASGNLDNALYPVLFLDYLRPSLSPATRAAALAAITAALTFLNYRGLHIVGLSAILLAAFSLSPFLALALLALPKIQPRRWLAFDPRRVNWRGYFNSMFWNLNYWDKASTLAGEVEDPTRTFPRALYGAVVLVVASYLIPLLAGTGAMDGSRTGEWTDGYFAQVGMVIGGPWLRWWIQAAAAMSNMGLFQAEMSSDSFQLLGMSEMGMLPAFFAIRSKYGTPTISILFSASGIIFLSWMSFQEILEFLNFLYALGMLLEFAAFIKLRIKKPDLHRPYKVPVGTLGAVLLCLPPAFLLILVMCLASARTFIVSGSVMLFGALLYPAIEYMKRRNWVKFISTSVHSQSSFESAQTQQQAVDEASVNLLPDCSSGKSRKQRKKTLKLTWKGFQK
- the LOC140855637 gene encoding probable polyamine transporter At3g19553 isoform X2 — translated: MGGDVVEESADPAPAGGPRASSSRPKLTILPLIALIFFDVSGGPFGVEDSVGAGGGPLLSLLGFLLFPLLWSVPEALVTAELAAGFPANGGYVLWISSAFGPFWGFQEGLWKWASGNLDNALYPVLFLDYLRPSLSPATRAAALAAITAALTFLNYRGLHIVGLSAILLAAFSLSPFLALALLALPKIQPRRWLAFDPRRVNWRGYFNSMFWNLNYWDKASTLAGEVEDPTRTFPRALYGAVVLVVASYLIPLLAGTGAMDGSRTGEWTDGYFAQVGMVIGGPWLRWWIQAAAAMSNMGLFQAEMSSDSFQLLGMSEMGMLPAFFAIRTFIVSGSVMLFGALLYPAIEYMKRRNWVKFISTSVHSQSSFESAQTQQQAVDEASVNLLPDCSSGKSRKQRKKTLKLTWKGFQK